A genome region from Lucilia cuprina isolate Lc7/37 chromosome 3, ASM2204524v1, whole genome shotgun sequence includes the following:
- the LOC111677866 gene encoding octopamine receptor beta-3R, whose amino-acid sequence MELNIIDLTTTPSITTTTNSLVINNTLINVDPIVAVADLCWGTILWAFTNVILLICILGGNALTIIAVRSCRRLRCLISNMFICSLAVSDFIVGLSLPYHLAFYLGSNWGRVHELCLIRFFLIIFACCVSILTLIAISIDRYIAIVYPLHYRRYMTRRVAIFIIAFNWSIGATVAIVPMFWNNWNTAFQCEFDEVLPPWYMAGIITPGFTIIWMLMLFMYWRIMKEASKQAKQLKNPRGKRTSNYLQPDWKSVQVVVFIMGCFSICWLPYFIVACSQIFKIYNITPLLYKATFSLAMTNSALNPVIYAWKNSNFRKAFLRLLHCKSPNCYQTSPEFSKDSPMSQKRYSRNDSPIANKRCSISSADIPINHNNVDECAISGADVEVCVINTSTLQIKTERLPKIYTVSMSTTSDCLSLH is encoded by the exons ATGGagttaaacataattgatttaactaCTACACCatcaattacaacaacaacaaattcttTAGTGATTAATAATACTTTAATTAATGTCGATCCCATCGTTGCTGTTGCGGATTTATGTTGGGGCACCATTCTATGGGCCTTTACCAATGTTATTCTATTAATTTGCATTTTAGGCGGTAATGCTTTAACAATTATAGCTGTACGTTCCTGTCGCCGTTTACGTTGCCTTATATCGAATATGTTTATTTGTTCTTTGGCCGTTTCGGATTTTATTGTCGGTTTAAGTTTGCCCTATCATTTGGCTTTTTATTTGGGCTCCAATTGGGGCCGTGTACATGAATTATGTCTTATACGTTTCTTTTTGATTATATTCGCCTGTTGTGTATCTATTCTAACGCTGATAGCAATATCGATTGATCGTTATATTGCAATCGTTTATCCACTACATTATAGAAG ATATATGACACGACGAGTGGCCATATTTATAATAGCCTTCAATTGGTCTATAGGTGCTACGGTAGCAATAGTACCTATGTTTTGGAATAACTGGAATACAGCCTTTCAATGTGAATTCGATGAGGTATTGCCACCTTGGTATATGGCCGGTATTATAACGCCAGGATTTACAATCATAtggatgttaatgttatttatgtACTGGCGCATAATGAAAGAAGCCTCAAAACAAgctaaacaattgaaaaatccCAGAGGAAAAAGGACATCAAATTATTTGCAACCAGATTGGAAATCTGTACAG GTTGTGGTTTTTATTATGGGCTGTTTTTCAATCTGCTGGCTGCCCTATTTCATAGTCGCCTGCTCTCAAATCTTTAAAATCTACAATATAACACCTTTACTATATAAAGCAACATTTTCATTAGCCATGACCAATTCAGCCCTTAATCCTGTTATATATGCatggaaaaattcaaattttcgtAAAGCTTTTCTACGTCTCTTGCATTGTAAATCTCCTAATTGTTATCAGACATCACCAGAGTTTAGTAAAGACTCGCCGATGTCACAGAAACGTTATTCCAGAAATGATTCGCCAATAGCAAATAAAAGATGTTCCATATCAAGTGCTGATATACCTATAAATCATAATAATGTGGATGAGTGTGCGATTAGTGGTGCTGATGTTGAAGTGTGTGTGATTAATACGAGTACGTTGCAAATCAAAACAGAACGTTTACCTAAAATCTATACAGTTTCGATGTCAACAACATCGGATTGTTTATCTTTGcattga
- the LOC111677865 gene encoding serine/threonine-protein kinase Smg1, giving the protein MDYNDDFSPRRLEQETTALKQRHQHHNDKEDAENHLVGNFQHALLEENANNEWRPLNGLRQQGMYDYQEQQIHQQQQQNDGHIANHTDYHDNLSSSGHYGKTQSSDQGGHFNDILNSNRQNMEGSHMKKITAGNSYESSNKYGRMHNLPMLSEDLRISKIIRRLMIENNRKAAIDLCKKLETAVRNQSNVSYICRSFDILFDNMLTVLRQCPLECLENASSILGIMGYINRYDFAVYKGHLTKAYGNYKNIRKYLMMALKTTLRCDAVNLDLKTYSERLLGLLKEYLENAEVSENFISISETIAEFSKNYKTSFQRHFTDIVDIIVGWHLEVEQPAELKRHCSKVLQQFAEYFLNELDFTFGLLGQFIEDIEACREDILTEEDSTAVTRQQSEIRVGSFIGAFTSIVKALASKGVNLNEFDTAAHILSNAKEAVNKVAKICFDMIPLLSEETVVNLNEFYCMILLYDRSVENLNAFETIIQLQLRHLSSFNDNQQSSFLYMVLNIVRQYRTQLPLSFITLLMGTDSLVLQDIKLSCGLKTCKLLMKIYHEMLIIKNVPLLQEAYRHILVDVNKTVASLNTVEGTADSMMRCEMLLNFYLAALTALACQTSSIIGMYALKPSILELLIKNCQASNYALWSKYPTLHRALLELIIDHCMKNHNFRQSSRLLKQHQDSPSSENFAKILKFLGDLLKWHVSEKIFKWLENILQECLEDFEVLIKNKDFLHICENITLSAVKQPLMCSTIIESLLTYPQIPERILSNIRDIALCIVESSDKKLAAAYCKILAQLPLEICLTPNYDKQFYGKNKEKLFTLYQWHKSSACFNGLRPKYFKTFLESLDPNTHINSALYPSIIEKSSCNLQREHFVEYLKSVQDNQQLLSYHLQYEAARYCVQHKLRTTLGKPQETFLAIEAVIMKYARFLAEKEGLPLSYKNLQNVMEVQENCRMLLGFLECLEKHIYNAAEGTAYAMLPAEKPAKTFFRVNASTCREWFKRIRTAVNLISIHCMEPEMVIRYSENILQIEANHSNLALLDRTVTSLVWALYNCGESDTLYGITTWLKSKHGKRFEWIQYVAEHASGHLEKAATGYLYTLHDENNKSMDSYMKEFIQKQLTECFYHTARWSEIPAITQETIYSKQHLQMMENVYQSVGYQQYNWRNQELNTALVELTEWPEEKTNYTPKLETYSYYEVLRKLQDSCLINANSTDLKQGVYESVRNSVQQGIREGLLRSYEPGFNNNQLNELIILNHITHKLHLHQDINISSKSNCLDTIMSSLLLSKCLYWSLLQGQQESKQQYELLLNLSSKSRLENNLNYCQSLLSQFFKLKHINLPLNEIAQQLKMNQLNVDYSDTVLVQGIEELVKCLQSQTTSIADALELGSACCSEVIQLQRSQGKEDNSSSFPDSITNLLLTMADWLTIHRLNNTNLTSGQQFQKLQQQLPEIACCAHSDSAKANVLPSSEYAVGKLLNASILCKQNLGEAWFSYGNWCYRWGKKLMETKSTEQSSSVSVNDLKDLKLTKRNVTSIQDILKDKFDADSIQQIIDVLNNHILNAMNYDNTEDLDSNTTENTTEILESELKNVCSLNVEQLNGILSIWRQAQKGVYGFYEEATRAYFKYLAIESESVAKKSDVASSDNNEVEDCTFVTTTLRLLRLIVKHAIGLQDVLEEGLRNTPLRPWKVIVPQLFSRLNHHEPYVRQSLAELLCRLAVNQPQLIIFPAVVGAQQELKHRNNADTQVQLSNCFGTLLNSLAEQAPKTVLQVQLLVKELRRITLLWDEYWIHSLSQLYAEYSPLYNALDAEAKKSNNSELMQAKYEVFRQHLLSDFKQITAITEKEPETNYERSFQERFGSYIDAVLKDLEKNKEDSKPSEYWQKIKQLYNIFQQRPLRGNSSTLRISEISPVLANMHNTTIAMPGVDTYEQPAVYIKSVDATALIFISTKTKPKKLSFYGSNGQRYTYLFKGQEDLHLDERIMQFLSISNSMMARSYGSKAKTDCFKANHYSVIPLGSRSGLIRWVDNCSPLFAIYKKWQQRDALLKQQQKERQSSAKGQEHIQQSPVTANATRPSELFYNKLTPLLAECNLKVTDPRRQWPISVLKRVLKELSNETPKDLLSKEIWCYSANAVEWRKSVRRYSMSLAVMSIIGYVIGLGDRHLDNVLIKLATGEILHIDYSVCFEKGKTLRVPERVPFRMTQNLKDALGLVGTEGAFRLACTHVLKILRKERETLLTLLEAFVYDPLVDWTISDDGTTTVSRRTTAHSAANIIASLDANTTAQHLSPKSLCNNKKQEVDLSRQTMALRITEIKPTWMKYKNDFDVQLNELDLHLQNILDHRKNILQLEQERDNFTKQQAMVRELEALGSAQTSHAFIQRYNVYKHDLENYNKIKLMVQKTSNELDLLLLTYFNIITNPEAMHNIEVNPKGNDIVDHNESEFDIIKDLLIDNNWNNVYVQAKFNRHEMENTFIQTQRSALECRDLLTFYSRVMQFYPRSQLQNYRLMKYKRNFANLMATEEKSNDAGSVECNIEHCCQYFECMKMISIDLQNNIVQAKQILDEHKQQPIIDSSLALNAINEFVSLNPSYNSQILIICMLRHILQASQVFHHHEQSLKQNRDYFLPNKQHSFLQLINTFISSIYTTYNNPLPNNEILHLLITSLEAICFLRETMESVIGKLFSMFMMDDNIELQEVLNNFESNMNNEDMEKHAQLNNILKNIDAAVEKLEISLKILQDKILYIQKVAPNDLLELSTWNINISNFAQKLSTDLKITLVGNLRHSIESFKSNDINNIYDIRKIRYALDDLVFAIQSTLFEGLLSYAIQNINHNITSTLIPLETVNEIDLSNADLLCGNLYVALQHESLILSDDFVVIHHSKLLEEYQLITTAYYWLNESHLKELNDVHAFITSKHEFLTRLHKIYQVLVVWKSTMLKIQADLELHRHSFKDLIQSLTSSDDLIVKQQQFDDAINIINQRYQFFLNLCISLSEYSAVLLQFEMCSDEQSFENLLKLFADVRQQWLQSESSITVVERNLVQLLDPEDKIDQYWIENVSGLLDEMIYGVQKKISDMEKEDQTMQNILVADGQQMQPLLNSTLRLDLRQLLKMLTKLCKQTNKTDSEELCQDLRDIQQSLKLLHAKLNELQTQLFSRLFDSTAIQQMQEKIKDLHVLCHRNNEDLNKLLTRFMQMDAEREQQGSAESPIKTASQNDLANKEVINSQVGEQKRNAYAVSVWKRIRMKLEGRDPDHNRRSSVAEQVDFVIREATSEENLASLYEGWTPWV; this is encoded by the exons ATGGATTACAATGATGATTTTAGTCCGCGAAGACTAGAACAGGAAACAACTGCCCTCAAGCAACGCCACCAACATCACAATGATAAAGAAGATGCTGAAAATCATTTGGTGGGAAATTTTCAACATGCTCTTCTCGAGGAGAATGCCAATAATGAATGGCGTCCATTAAATGGTTTACGCCAGCAGGGCATGTACGATTATCAAGAGCAACAAATacaccaacaacagcaacaaaacgaCGGACATATTGCTAATCACACAGACTATCATGACAATCTGTCTTCGTCTGGACATTATGGTAAAACTCAATCCTCAGATCAAGGAGGTCACTTTAATGATATACTTAATAGTAATAGGCAAAATATGGAGG GTTCCCATATGAAAAAGATCACAGCAGGCAATTCATACGAAAGCAGCAACAAGTATGGCCGCATGCATAATTTACCCATGCTTTCGGAAGACTTGCGCATCTCCAAAATCATACGCCGCCTAATGATTGAGAATAATCGCAAGGCTGCTATTGATCTGTGCAAGAAATTGGAAACTGCTGTACGCAATCAATCAAATGTTAGTTATATCTGTCGTTCATTTGATATTCTATTCGATAATATGCTGACTGTGCTGCGTCAATGTCCTTTAGAGTGTTTGGAGAATGCCAGCTCCATTTTGGGTATTATGGGCTATATAAATCGTTATGATTTTGCCGTTTATAAGGGACACTTGACCAAGGCCTATGGgaactataaaaatatacgaaaataCTTGATGATGGCTTTAAAGACTACTTTAAg ATGTGATGCGGTTAATCTGGATCTAAAAACCTACAGTGAACGACTACTGGGACTACTCAAAGAATATCTCGAAAACGCTGAAGTATCGGAAAATTTCATATCAATAAGTGAAACTATTgcagaattttctaaaaattataaaacatcaTTTCAGCGCCATTTTACCGATATAGTAGATATTATTGTGGGATGGCATTTAGAGGTCGAACAGCCAGCAGAACTTAAACGTCACTGCTCCAAAGTGTTACAACAGTTTGCCGAATATTTTCTCAATGAATTGGATTTTACTTTTGGTCTTTTAGGTCAATTTATAGAAGATATAGAGGCTTGTCGCGAAGACATTTTAACAGAAGAAGATAGTACGGCGGTAACAAGACAACAATCCGAAATACGTGTGGGATCATTTATAGGAGCTTTCACTTCAATTGTTAAGGCTTTAGCCTCTAAAGGAGTAAATCTTAATGAGTTTGATACAGCTGCCCATATTTTATCGAACGCTAAAGAAGCTGTTAATAAAGTAGCGAAAATTTGTTTCGATATGATTCCTCTTTTAAGCGAAGAAACCGTAGTTAATTTAAATGAGTTCTATTGCATGATTTTACTCTACGATAGaagtgttgaaaatttaaatgcttttgAAACTATCATACAGCTGCAACTGAGACATTTAAGCTCTTTTAATGACAACCAACAGTCCAGTTTTCTTTATATGGTTTTAAATATTGTACGGCAATATCGCACACAGCTACCGCTAAGTTTTATAACTCTACTAATGGGCACCGATAGTCTAGTACTGCAAGATATTAAACTTAGTTGTGGTTTAAAAACTTgtaaattattaatgaaaatctATCATGAAATgttgataataaaaaatgttccgCTGCTGCAAGAAGCCTATCGTCATATACTGGTAGATGTTAATAAAACAGTGGCTTCGCTAAATACCGTCGAAGGTACTGCGGATTCTATGATGAGATGTGAAATGTTATTGAACTTCTATTTGGCCGCCTTAACAGCTTTGGCTTGTCAGACTTCTTCCATTATAGGCATGTATGCCTTGAAGCCTTCTATTTTGGAATTGCTTATCAAAAATTGCCAAGCTTCAAATTATGCGCTCTGGAGTAAATATCCCACTTTACATCGAGCCTTATTGGAATTAATCATAGATCATTGTATGAAAAATCACAATTTTCGACAATCTTCACGTTTACTAAAGCAGCATCAAGATTCTCCTTCATCGGAAAATTTTGccaagattttaaaatttctaggtGATTTACTTAAGTGGCATGTTTcagagaaaatatttaaatggctAGAGAATATTTTACAAGAATGCTTGGAAGACTTTGaggtattaataaaaaataaggatTTTCTGCATATATGCGAAAATATAACATTGTCAGCTGTTAAGCAACCTCTCATGTGCTCAACTATAATAGAATCTTTGCTGACATATCCACAGATACCAGAACGTATATTGTCCAATATAAGAGATATTGCTCTTTGTATAGTGGAGAGTTCAGATAAAAAACTAGCAGCTGCTTATTGTAAAATTCTGGCACAATTACCtttggaaatttgtttaacaccCAACTACGATAAACAGTTTTACGGTAAAAATAAGGAGaaactttttactttatatCAATGGCACAAATCATCTGCCTGTTTTAATGGTCTTAgacctaaatattttaaaacatttttggaatCTTTGGATCCTAATACTCACATAAATAGTGCTCTCTATCCTTCAATAATTGAAAAGAGTTCGTGTAATTTACAGCGTGAACATTTTGTGGAATATCTAAAGAGTGTGCAGGACAATCAACAATTGCTATCGTATCATTTGCAATATGAGGCGGCCCGTTATTGTGTACAACATAAATTGCGTACGACTTTGGGTAAACCTCAAGAAACTTTCCTAGCCATAGAAGCGGTTATAATGAAATATGCTCGCTTTTTGGCTGAAAAAGAGGGTTTGCCATTGTCttataaaaatctacaaaatgtTATGGAAGTGCAGGAAAATTGTCGCATGTTGTTGGGCTTTTTGGAGTGTCTGGAAAAGCATATTTATAATGCCGCTGAGGGTACAGCCTATGCTATGTTACCAGCTGAAAAACCGGCTAAAACATTCTTTCGCGTTAATGCTTCCACCTGCAGGGAATGGTTTAAACGCATACGGACCGCTgtcaatttaatttcaatacattgcATGGAACCAGAAATGGTGATACGTTATTCAGAG aatattttacaaattgagGCCAATCATAGTAACCTGGCTCTACTCGATCGTACCGTTACTTCTTTAGTGTGGGCTCTTTACAATTGTGGGGAATCAGACACGCTTTATGGCATAACAACCTGGTTAAAATCAAAACATGGCAAACGTTTTGAATGGATTCAATACGTAGCCGAACATGCCAGTGGTCACTTAGAAAAGGCTGCCACCGGTTACCTTTATACTCTACATGATGAAAATAACAAATCGATGGACTCTTATATGAAggaatttatacaaaaacaattaacagAATGTTTTTATCACACAGCCCGTTGGTCAGAGATACCCGCCATAACACAAGAAACCATTTATTCTAAACAACATTTACAAATGATGGAAAATGTCTATCAATCGGTGGGCTATCAACAATATAACTGGAGAAATCAAGAATTAAACACAGCCCTAGTAGAATTAACCGAATGGCCCGAGGAGAAAACTAATTATACTCCCAAATTGGAGACTTACTCTTACTATGAGGTGTTGAGAAAACTACAAGATTCCTGTTTAATAAATGCCAATTCTACAGATCTAAAGCAGGGGGTTTATGAGTCCGTAAGAAACAGTGTACAACAAGGCATACGTGAGGGTTTATTACGTAGTTATGAACCTGGCTTCAATAATAACCAACTAAATgaattaataattctaaatcaTATTACCCATAAGCTACATTTACACCAAGATATTAATATTTCTTCCAAATCAAATTGTTTGGATACAATAATGTCTTCCCTTTTATTAAGCAAATGTTTGTATTGGTCCTTATTACAGGGTCAACAGGAGAGCAAACAACAATATGAACTATTGTTAAATCTATCTTCTAAATCACGtttagaaaataacttaaattactGCCAATCTTTGCTCAGccaattctttaaattaaaacatattaatttacCTCTTAATGAAATTGCTCAACAATTGAAAATGAATCAATTAAATGTGGACTATAGTGATACAGTGTTAGTACAAGGTATAGAGGAATTGGTAAAATGTTTACAGTCCCAAACCACTTCAATAGCAGATGCCTTAGAATTGGGTTCAGCCTGTTGTTCGGAAGTCATACAACTGCAAAGAAGCCAAGGGAAAGAGGATAATAGTTCCTCTTTCCCTGATTCCATAACAAATCTGCTTTTAACCATGGCGGATTGGTTAACCATACATCGTTTGAATAATACCAACCTAACAAGTGgtcaacaatttcaaaaattacaacaacaattacccGAAATAGCCTGCTGTGCTCATTCGGACAGCGCAAAAGCAAATGTATTACCTTCCTCGGAATATGCTGTTGGTAAACTTTTAAATGCCAGTATTCTGTGTAAACAGAATTTAGGAGAGGCTTGGTTTTCCTATGGTAATTGGTGCTATCGTTGGGGTAAAAAACTTATGGAAACCAAAAGTACCGAACAATCTTCATCAGTTTCTGTGAATGATCTAAAAGATCTTAAACTTACCAAACGTAATGTGACCTCTATCCAAGATATACTAAAAGATAAATTTGATGCTGATTCCATACAGCAAATTATAGATGTTCTAAATAATCACATTTTAAATGCTATGAATTATGACAATACCGAAGATTTGGATTCGAATACAACAGAGAATACTACTGAAATTTTGGAATCggaattgaaaaatgtttgttcTCTTAATGTGGAACAATTAAATGGTATTCTCTCGATTTGGCGTCAAGCTCAAAAGGGTGTTTATGGTTTTTACGAAGAAGCAACGAGagcatatttcaaatatttggcCATAGAAAGTGAGAGTGTAGCCAAAAAGTCGGATGTTGCTAGTTCAGACAATAATGAAGTGGAGGATTGTACTTTCGTCACAACAACTTTGAGACTGCTGCGTTTGATTGTTAAGCATGCTATTGGTCTGCAG GATGTTCTTGAGGAAGGTTTACGCAACACTCCCCTAAGACCTTGGAAGGTGATTGTACCACAATTATTCAGTAGACTCAATCATCATGAACCCTACGTAAGGCAAAGTCTTGCAGAATTATTATGTCGTTTGGCAGTCAATCAGCCTCAACTCATCATATTCCCAGCAGTAGTAGGTGCTCAACAAGAACTTAAACATCGTAATAATGCTGACACGCAAGTACAGTTAAGCAATTGCTTTGGAACTCTACTCAATTCTTTAGCCGAACAAGCACCCAAAACTGTATTACAAGTACAACTATTAGTAAAAGAACTAAGACGCATCACTCTACTATGGGATGAATATTGGATACACAGCTTGTCTCAACTATATGCAGAATATTCCCCACTCTACAATGCACTTGATGCTGAAGCGAAAAAATCCAATAACTCTGAACTAATGCAAGCTAAATATGAAGTTTTCAGACAACATTTGCTGTCGGACTTTAAACAAATCACTGCTATAACCGAAAAAGAACCAGAAACTAATTATGAACGCAGTTTTCAAGAACGTTTTGGTAGCTATATTGATGCAGTATTAAAGGATCTAGAGAAGAATAAAGAGGACAGCAAACCGTCAGAATATTGGCagaaaattaaacaactttATAATATATTCCAGCAGAGACCTTTAAGAGGCAATTCCTCCACATTACGTATATCCGAAATTAGTCCTGTTTTAGCCAATATGCATAATACCACTATAGCTATGCCTGGCGTAGATACATATGAACAACCAGCGGTTTATATAAAATCTGTAGATGCAACGGCACTTATATTTATATCCACCAAAACTAAACCTAAAAAACTTTCCTTTTATGGCAGTAATGGTCAACGTTATACGTATCTCTTTAAGGGACAAGAAGATTTACACTTGGATGAACGTATTATGCAATTTTTATCCATATCCAATTCCATGATGGCACGTTCTTATGGCTCGAAAGCAAAAACAGATTGTTTCAAAGCCAATCATTATTCGGTTATACCTTTAGGCTCACGTTCGGGTCTTATAAGATGGGTGGACAATTGCTCACCTCTCTTTGCTATTTACAAGAAATGGCAACAACGTGATGCTTTACTTAAGCAGCAGCAAAAGGAACGTCAATCTTCGGCTAAAGGACAAGAACACATACAACAAAGCCCCGTGACGGCCAATGCTACTAGGCCATCTGAattgttttacaataaattaacaCCTCTTCTAGCGGAATGCAATCTTAAAGTTACCGATCCTCGTAGACAATGGCCGATTAGTGTTTTGAAACGTGTTCTCAAAGAACTTTCCAATGAAACACCTAAAGACTTATTATCCAAGGAAATTTGGTGTTATTCTGCTAATGCTGTCGAATGGCGTAAATCTGTACGTCGCTATTCTATGTCATTGGCTGTTATGTCTATTATCGGTTATGTCATTGGTTTGGGTGATCGTCATTTGGATAATGTTCTTATTAAATTGGCTACTGGAGAAATTTTACATATCGATTATAGTGTTTGTTTCGAGAAAGGTAAAACTTTGCGTGTTCCAGAGCGTGTACCCTTCCGTATGACTCAAAATCTTAAGGATGCTTTAGGATTGGTGGGAACTGAG ggTGCTTTTCGTTTGGCCTGTACgcatgttttaaaaatactgcGTAAAGAACGTGAAACACTACTGACCTTATTGGAGGCATTTGTATATGATCCCTTGGTGGATTGGACAATAAGTGATGATGGTACAACCACAGTTTCAAGAAGAACAACGGCGCATAGTGCAGCAAATATTATAGCATCATTGGATGCCAATACAACGGCCCAACATTTAAGTCCTAAGAGTCtgtgcaataataaaaaacaggaAGTGGATCTATCAAGGCAAACTATGGCCTTAAGAATAACGGAAATTAAGCCTACCTGGATGAAATATAA gAATGACTTCGATGTCCAACTAAATGAATTGGACTTAcatcttcaaaatattttagaccatcgtaaaaatattttgcaattagAACAGGAACGTGACAACTTTACCAAACAACAAGCAATGGTTAGAGAATTAGAAGCTCTGGGCTCAGCACAAACCAGTCATGCCTTCATCCAACGTTATAATGTCTACAAACATGATCTGGAGAACTATAATAAAATCAAGCTTATGGTACAGAAAACTAGCAATGAACTTGATTTACTGCTCTTAACCTATTTTAATATCATAACAAATCCCGAGGCAATGCATAACATAGAAGTAAATCCTAAAGGAAATGATATAGTAGATCATAATGAAAGTGAATTTgatattattaaagatttgCTAATCGATAACAATTGGAATAATGTGTATGTGCAGGCAAAGTTTAATAGACATGAAATGGAAAATACCTTTATACAAACTCAACGTTCAGCTTTAGAATGTCGTGATCTATTAACATTTTACAGTCGTGTTATGCAATTTTATCCACGTTCTCAGTTGCAAAATTATCGTTTGATGAAGTACAAGAGAAATTTTGCTAATCTCATGGCAACCGAGGAGAAATCAAATGATGCTGGGTCAGTAGAGTGTAATATAGAACATTGCTGTCAGTATTTCGAGTGCATGAAAATGATATCGATTGATTTGCAAAATAACATAGTGCAGGCGAAACAAATTTTGGATGAACATAAACAGCAACcg ATCATTGACAGTTCGCTTGCTTTAAATGCCATCAATGAATTTGTATCACTTAATCCTTCCTACAACAGCCAAATTCTTATAATATGTATGCTGCGTCATATACTGCAAGCATCACAAGTTTTCCATCACCATGAGCAAAGTCTTAAACAAAATCGTGATTACTTTTTGCCAAATAAACAACATAGTTTCCTGCAATTAATCAACACCTTTATCAGCTCAATATATACCACCTACAATAATCCACTGCCCAACAATGAAATCCTACATTTGCTTATAACTTCTCTAGAAGCAATTTGTTTCCTCAGAGAAACTATGGAATCTGTGATTGGTAAACTATTTAGTATGTTCATGATGGATGACAATATAGAACTGCAAGaggttttaaacaattttgagaGTAATATGAATAATGAAGACATGGAAAAACATGCacaattaaataacattttaaagaatattgaTGCAGCGGTagaaaaattggaaatttcactaaaaattttgcAAGATAAAATCTTATACATACAGAAAGTCGCACCTAATGACTTGCTAGAg ttATCAACTTGGAACATCAATATCAGCAACTTTGCACAAAAACTAAGCACTGATTTGAAAATCACTTTAGTGGGAAATCTAAGGCATAGCATTGAGTCATTTAAATCGAACgatatcaataatatttatgatataCGTAAAATACGTTATGCCCTTGATGACCTAGTGTTTGCCATACAATCTACACTCTTTGAAGGTTTATTATCATACGCCATTCAAAACATAAATCACAATATAACAAGCACTCTAATACCACTGGAAACAGTTAATGAAATTGATTTATCAAATGCCGATCTATTGTGTGGAAATCTATATGTGGCTTTACAACATGAATCACTAATATTAAGTGATGATTTTGTGGTAATACATCATTCTAAATTGCTGGAAGAATACCAATTGATAACCACCGCTTATTATTGGTTAAATGAATCACACTTGAAGGAGTTGAACGATGTACATGCATTTATTACCAGCAAGCATGAATTTTTAACTAGACTTCATAAAATCTATCAAGTTTTGGTGGTTTGGAAGTCGACAATGTTAAAAATTCAAGCTGATTTGGAATTGCATCGTCACTCTTTTAAAGACTTGATACAATCGTTAACATCTAGTGATGATTTGATTGTGAAACAGCAGCAATTTGATGATGCCATTAACATTATCAATCAGCGTTATCAATTCTTTTTGAATTTGTGCATTAGTTTGTCCGAATATTCTGCTGTACTCTTGCAATTTGAAATGTGTTCAGATGAACAATCATTTGAGAATTTACTAAAGCTATTTGCTGATGTAAGGCAGCAATGGCTGCAAAGTGAATCGTCCATTACCGTAGTGGAACGTAATTTGGTGCAGCTTTTAGATCCGGAGGATAAAATCGATCAATATTGGATAGAAAATGTTTCGGGTTTATTGGATGAAATGATCTATGgtgttcaaaagaaaattagtgATATGGAGAAGGAAGATCAaacaatgcaaaatattttggtaGCTGATGGTCAACAAATGCAG cCCCTTTTGAATTCCACATTACGACTGGATTTACGCCaactattaaaaatgttaacaaaactgtgcaaacaaaccaacaaaactGATAGTGAAGAACTATGCCAAGATCTGAGAGATATACAACAGTCATTAAAACTGCTACATGCAAAACTAAATGAATTACAAACACAATTGTTTTCCAGACTATTCGATTCAACAGCAATACAACAAATGCAAGAAAAAATCAAGGACTTACATGTTTTATGCCATAGAAATAAtgaagatttaaataaattattaacacgTTTTATGCAAATGGATGCGGAACGTGAACAACAAGGCAGTGCAGAATCACCTATAAAAACAGCATCACAAAATGATCTCGCTAATAAAGAGG ttATCAACAGTCAAGTGGGCGAACAGAAACGTAATGCTTATGCCGTTTCCGTTTGGAAACGTATACGCATGAAATTGGAGGGAAGAGATCCCGATCATAATCGCCGCAGCTCTGTTGCCGAACAGGTGGACTTTGTAATACGCGAAGCTACTAGTGAAGAAAATCTAGCTTCTTTATATGAAGGTTGGACTCCTTGGGTGTAG